The DNA window GACGTTCCTGAACGTCGATGCGGCGGCCGAGGTGATGGAGATCCCGGACGAGGATTCGCCCGAGGGGCTGCGCGATCGGGCGATGCTGGAGACGCTCTACGGGGCGGGGCTCCGCGTGTCGGAGCTGTGCGGGCTGGATCTGGGCAACGTCTCGTGGCGTTCGGGACCTGCCGGCGAGCGCGAGGCGACGCTGCGGGTGATCGGGAAGGGCGACAAGGAGCGTCTGGTCCCGCTCGGGTCGAAGGCGGTGGCGGCGATGCGGGTGTACCTGGAGGCGCGCGGTCAGCTGCGGCATCCGAAGACGGGGGCGCTCGATCCGCGCGCGGTGTTCGTGTCACGGCGCGGCGTGCGTCTCGGTCCACGCTGGGTGCAGAAGCTGGTGCAGCGGTACGGGGCGCTCGGGGCGGGGCGGGCGGATCTGCACCCGCACGCGCTGCGCCACACCTGCGCGACGCATCTGCTCGACGGAGGGGCAGATCTGCGCGCGATCCAGAAGATGCTGGGGCACGCGAGCTTGTCGACGACGCAGCGCTACGCGCACGTGTCGGTGGATCACCTGATCAAGGTCTACGACGAGGCCCACCCGCTGGCGAAGGCGCGCAAGACGGGCTGAGCGCACGCCGCAGGATGGGCTGAGCATGCACCGCAGGACGGCCCGAGCGTGCACCGCAGGGCGGTGAGCGGCCCGTCGCGGCGGGGCCGAGAGCCCGGCAGGCCGCTCCAGGCGTTGCCCTCCCGCGTATGCCAGTGCTACGCCATCGCCCGTGAATACGCGCGATCGACGGAGTCCTGACGAGTTCGCGCGCCGTGGCTGGGGCGCTCGGCTCGCACAGAGCCTGCTCGGGGCTTCGGCGTTTGCCCTCGTCGCTGCGCTGCTCGACGCGGGCTGGGCCTCCGACGAGGGGCCCGGCACTGGCAGGTTTGCAGCGTGGCTCGCGGACGCGGGGCTCATCGCGCCGGTGGCGCTCCTGGTGGGCGCCGGGGCCGGGGTGGCCGCGCTGCTCGCCGATCCGGAGCGGCCGCCGTCGCCTTCCACGTTGATCGCTTCGCTGCGGCTGCGCGCCGTGGGGCGGCCGGCCGACGTGGCGGCGTTCGTGCCGCTCGTGGTGTTCGCCGCGTTCGCGTGGATGACGCTGTCGGCGCACCTCGCGCGCGCGCTGCTCACGCTGGACGCGCCGGCCGCACTGACGGGGACGGCCATCGCCGCCGGGGCGCTCGGGCTGGGGCTCGTGGCGGCCCTCGCCGTGCTGGCGCTGACGCCACCCCTGCGGCATCTCCTGGCCATGCTCAGCGAGCACTGGCGCGCGCTGGTCGACCCGGCAGTGACGGGCGCCGCTGCGCTGGTCCTGGTGGGTACGCTGTTCGGGCTGGGGATCGCGTCGGGAGGGCTGTCCGGAGAGGGCGGGGTGCTCGGCATCTACGGGGTGCTGAAGCGCCCCGAGCTCGACCTGCGCGCGCCCGCGATCTTGCTGCTCACGGTCGTTGGAGGGTTCTTCGCCCCCGTGCCGCTGCGCTCGCTCCGGGGCGCGGTGGCCATCGCGCTGGCCATTCTGCCGCTCGCCCTCACGGCGCGCGCCGCGAGCGCGCTGAACACGGAGACGGCGGTGGGTCAGGCGCTGGAGCGGAGCGCTCCACTCGGCGGCAAGGCGCTGCTCGTCCTGCGTCGGGTGACGGACCGCGATGGGGACGGGGCGAGCGGCTGGTTCGGAGGGGGCGACTGCAACGACGGGGACCCTCGGATCCACCCGCTCGCAGACGAGATCCTGGACAACGGGATCGACGAGGACTGCTCGGGCAGCGATCTGACCTCCGACGCCGTGAAAGAACTCGCGCCTGCGCCGACTGCTGCGCCGATTGCGAAGAGCGCGCCGAGCCTGCCCAAGGATCTCAACGTTCTCTTGATCACGGTGGACACGCTGCGATGGGATCTCGGGTACGCGGGCAACCCGAACCCGGTATCGCCGCACCTCGACGCGCTGGCCGCGCGGTCGACGATCTTCGATCGGGCGTACTCGCTCGCGTCGTACACGGGCAAGAGCATCGGGCCGACGCTCATCGGCAAGTACGGGAGCGAGACGCACCGGAACTGGGGTCACTTCAACAAGTTCAGCGAGGAGGACACCTTCGTCGCCGAGCGGTTGAAGGGCGCCGGGGTGTTCACCATGGGGGTGCACGGGCACCGCTACTTCGGCAAATTCGGTGGGCTGGACCGCGGGTTCGACGTGGTGGACATGAGCGCGGCGCCGCCGGAGAGCGCCGACTGGGCGGTGGACAACACCGCGTCGAGCCCCGGCCTGACCGACGCAGCGCTCAAGCTGCTCGAGGAGCATGGACAGAAGCGCTTCTTCCTGTGGGTCCACTACCTCGACCCCCACGCCGACTACCTGCAGCACAAGGACGTGCCGTCCTTCGGCAAGTCACAGCGTGACCTGTACGACGGGGAGATCGCCTTCACCGACAAGCACATCGGTCGGCTGCTCGATTTCGTGGCGGCTGCGCCCTGGGGGAAGCGCACGGCGGTGGTGGTGAGCAGCGATCACGGCGAGGCATTCGGCGAGCACAAGATGTACCGTCACGGCTTCGAGCTGTGGGAAGAGCTGGTGCGGGTGCCGCTCATCGTCCACGTGCCAGAAGCGAAGCCTTCGCGGGTGACGGCGCGACGGAGCTTGATCGACCTGGCGCCGACGCTCCTGGATCTCATGAGCGTGCCGCTCCCCGCGACGGGCAACGCCGGGGCAGCACCGGCCGAGTCTGCGGACGGCGCAGGCGCAGGCGACAGCGATTTCCTGTCCGGCGTCTCGCTCCTGCCCGATGTCTTCTTGCCCGACGGTCGAGAGGCCCAGACGCGCGACGTGATCGTCGACATGCCCGGAGGCCCGTACAACGACGCAAGGCGCTCGTTCATCCACGGAGATCTCAAGCTGACCATCTCCAACGGGGTGAGGTTCGAGCTGTACGATCTCGCGAGCGATCCCGGCGAGAAGAAGAACCTGTGGGACGCTCCGGATGCGCGCGCGCTGCGCGAGAAGATCGAGGCGCGCTATGCCGCAGCGAAGGCTCGTCTCCGCGAGATCAAGGTGACTGGAAAGCGGAAGTAGCGTCGCGCCGAGAGGCGTCGCAGGCGGCTCGTGACGCAGTTCGTCGAGGGCCGTCCAGGCTGATCAGGCATGTACAGCGACCCCGATCCGGGGTACTCGTCTGGCACAGATCGGCGGCCTGGGAGGCGCGGCGGCATGAGCGTGACGAAGCGAGTAGCGTGGTGCGTGGGGCTCGGGATCTTGCTCTCGAGCAGCACGGGATGCGAGCTGATCGCGAGCCCGGATCGTTCGAAGATCCCGGCCACCGGGAGCGGGGGCGCGGGCGGCGACGGGGGCGATGGCGCGGGTGCTGCAGGCGCCGGTGGTGAAGGTGGCACCGGCGGCCAAGGTGGCACCGGCGGCACGGGTGGCACCGGCGGCACGGGTGGCACCGGCGGCACGGGTGGCACCGGCGGCACGGGTGGCACCGGCGGCATGGGTGGCACCGGCGGCATGGGTGGCACCGGCGGCATGGGCGGCACCGGCGGCATGGGTGGCACCGGCGGCATGGGCGGCACCGGCGGCATGGGTGGCACCGGCGGCATGGGTGGCACCGGCGGCATGGGTGGCACCGGCGGCATGGGTGGCACCGGCGGCACGGGTGGCACCGGCGGCACGGGTGGCACCGGCGGCATGGGTGGCCAAGGTGGCGACGGCGGCCAGGGCGGCGGGGTCAATCCCATGCCGGTCTGTGGCAATGGGGTGATCGAGCTGGGTGAGTCCTGCGACGATGGCAACACCGCCGCTGGCGACTGCTGCTCGGCCCTCTGCCAGATCGAGGCCACGTGCGAGGTGGAGCCGAACGACAGCGCCGTCGAGGCCAACGAGCTGGAGACCATCCTCGCCGGAGGCTCGCGGCTGCGCGGCCACATCAACCCGGAGAGCGACGCGGACTACTTCCGCTTCGAGATTCCCCAGGGCTTCAAGGGCTCGTTCGTGGCCGATGCGGTCGCCGGGCTGAGCGGGCTCACCTGCGGCATGCCGAACCTCGATCCGGCGTTCGTGCTCTACGACGAGATCGGCACGATCGTCGCCCAGAATGACGACATCGACGCTGACAGCGGCAACTACTGCTCGCGGATCACCGTCGAGGGGCTGGGCGAGGGGGAGTACTTCCTGGGCGTCACCCGGTCGCCGTACGCCGATCCGATCACCTTCGGCTACCTGGTCGACACGGCGCTGCTGTTCGCCGAGTGCGGCAACGGCATCGTCGAAGGCACCGAGCTGTGCGACGACGGCAATACCGTCGACGGTGACGGATGCAGCGCCATCTGTCAGTTCGAGAGCGCGACAGCCGAGATCGAACCGAACAACACGTCGACGCAAGCGCGGAACAACCCGCACTTCACGCCGAACGTGCTCATCTCGGGCGCCATCACGCCCATCGGCGACACCGACATCTTTGCCATCGACATCCCCAGCACCGCAAGCCTGCACATCGAGACCTTCGAGCAGGGCAGCCTGTCCTCGTGCGGTACCGTCGACACGACGCTGGCCCTCATCGGACCCAACGGGTCGACGGTGCTCGCTTCCGACGACGACAGCGGCATCCTGGCGTGCTCGCGGCTGGATCCATCGATCAACAGCCGTCTCGCCAACCTCGCCCCTGGCACCTATTTCGTGCGGGTCCGCGAGTACCTGAACGACGCGACCATCCCCGGCTACAACCTGCTGGTCCGCTACGCTTCGCTCTGCGGTGACGGCGTACGGCAGCTCGGCGAACAGTGCGACGGCACGCCGGACTGCAACGCCGACTGCACGCTCATCGCGGTGTGCGGTGATGGCATCGTGGGCAGCGGAGAGATGTGCGACGACGGCAACACCGTCGATGGTGACGGCTGCGACTCGTCGTGCCAGCTCGAAGGGATCGTCTCCGAGATCGAGCCGAACGACTCCCCGGCAGAGGCCGAGGCGAACGGGACGACGCTGCCCGACGTGATCTTCTCCGGTTCGGCGGATCCGGAAGGGGACATCGACTACTACGCCATCGAGGTGCCCGCGGTGGCCGACCTGGTCATCGAGACCTTCGACGGCTCGGGGCCCGGCTCCTGCTCGGGCGTCGACACCGTGCTCGAGCTCGTCGCACCCGATGGCACGACGCTCCTCGCCGAGGACGACGAGGGCGGCATCAACAGCTGCTCGCGGATATCGGGACCTGGGGCGATCCAGCTCCCCGCCGGCACGTACTACGTCGGGGTGTACGAGTACTACGGCGACATCATCCCCGCATACATGCTGCAGGTGCAGTTCGCTGCACTGTGCGGTGACGGCGTCGTCGAGGGCAGCGAGGCGTGCGACGGCACGCCGAACTGCGATCAGTTCTGCCAGCGCATCCCGGTCTGCGGCGACGGCTTCGTCGACGCGCCGGAGACCTGCGACGACGGCAACACGGTATCGGGCGATGGCTGCAGCGCCACCTGCACGCTGGAGGCCACTGCGGAGGTGGAGCCCAACGACACCGCCGGCCAGGCCGACGCGAACGGGCCGGTCACGCTCGGCGCGCTGACGCTGGGCGCGATCACCCCCGAGACGGATGTCGACGTGTTCGCCTTCGAGCTGTCGACGGTCTCGGATGTGCGGGTGGAGACCTTCGGTCCCAACGGGGCCGGGTCGTGCGTCGCGACGGACACCTACGTGGAGCTGCTCGACAGCGACGGTGTGACCGTGCTCGCGTCGGACGACGACGGTGGCCTCGCCACCTGCTCGCTCCTGTCGGCAGGCACGACGCCCGGGGTGGCGCAGCTCCCCGCTGGGACGTACTACGTGCGCGTCCAGAGCTTCAACCACGAGTACGTGATCCCGGGCTACACCCTGATCGTCGATGTCGACTCGGTCTGCGGCGACGGGGTGGTCGAGGGCAGCGAGCAATGCGATGGCGGCCCGGGCTGCACGGCGACCTGCGAGCGGATCGCGACCTGCGGTGACGGGTTCGTCGACGCACCCGAGGGCTGCGACGACGGGAACACGACCTCCGGTGACGGGTGCAGCGACACCTGCCAGCTCGAAGGCGTCGTCCCCGAGGTGGAGCCGAACGACAGCCGGGTGGAGGCCGACCAGGCACCCCTGCAGATCACGGGGGACACGCGGATCACGGGCGCGATCGGGACGATCGGCGATCAGGATCTGTTCCACGTGAGCCTCGCGGCAGAGACGGTGGTCCGCGTCGAGGTGCTCGATGCCACGGCGACGGACT is part of the Chondromyces crocatus genome and encodes:
- a CDS encoding tyrosine recombinase XerC, encoding MVEASARGAGDAGKGERDGAAGGGGADARGAEASSPPPKGSLDAAIVRFLVHLQGERRASPNTVAAYRRDLEQLSRYAHERQAQQGAGREPAEGGRGVRGARGARSEAGGGRAAGGRGRARAEAVEAEGGAASEAPVFTPGDVDVLLLRSFLGTLARTHSPASIARKIAAVRALLRYLERLGEVTKNPATALSLPKVRRPMPTFLNVDAAAEVMEIPDEDSPEGLRDRAMLETLYGAGLRVSELCGLDLGNVSWRSGPAGEREATLRVIGKGDKERLVPLGSKAVAAMRVYLEARGQLRHPKTGALDPRAVFVSRRGVRLGPRWVQKLVQRYGALGAGRADLHPHALRHTCATHLLDGGADLRAIQKMLGHASLSTTQRYAHVSVDHLIKVYDEAHPLAKARKTG
- a CDS encoding sulfatase-like hydrolase/transferase, with product MNTRDRRSPDEFARRGWGARLAQSLLGASAFALVAALLDAGWASDEGPGTGRFAAWLADAGLIAPVALLVGAGAGVAALLADPERPPSPSTLIASLRLRAVGRPADVAAFVPLVVFAAFAWMTLSAHLARALLTLDAPAALTGTAIAAGALGLGLVAALAVLALTPPLRHLLAMLSEHWRALVDPAVTGAAALVLVGTLFGLGIASGGLSGEGGVLGIYGVLKRPELDLRAPAILLLTVVGGFFAPVPLRSLRGAVAIALAILPLALTARAASALNTETAVGQALERSAPLGGKALLVLRRVTDRDGDGASGWFGGGDCNDGDPRIHPLADEILDNGIDEDCSGSDLTSDAVKELAPAPTAAPIAKSAPSLPKDLNVLLITVDTLRWDLGYAGNPNPVSPHLDALAARSTIFDRAYSLASYTGKSIGPTLIGKYGSETHRNWGHFNKFSEEDTFVAERLKGAGVFTMGVHGHRYFGKFGGLDRGFDVVDMSAAPPESADWAVDNTASSPGLTDAALKLLEEHGQKRFFLWVHYLDPHADYLQHKDVPSFGKSQRDLYDGEIAFTDKHIGRLLDFVAAAPWGKRTAVVVSSDHGEAFGEHKMYRHGFELWEELVRVPLIVHVPEAKPSRVTARRSLIDLAPTLLDLMSVPLPATGNAGAAPAESADGAGAGDSDFLSGVSLLPDVFLPDGREAQTRDVIVDMPGGPYNDARRSFIHGDLKLTISNGVRFELYDLASDPGEKKNLWDAPDARALREKIEARYAAAKARLREIKVTGKRK
- a CDS encoding pre-peptidase C-terminal domain-containing protein, whose product is MSVTKRVAWCVGLGILLSSSTGCELIASPDRSKIPATGSGGAGGDGGDGAGAAGAGGEGGTGGQGGTGGTGGTGGTGGTGGTGGTGGTGGTGGMGGTGGMGGTGGMGGTGGMGGTGGMGGTGGMGGTGGMGGTGGMGGTGGMGGTGGTGGTGGTGGTGGMGGQGGDGGQGGGVNPMPVCGNGVIELGESCDDGNTAAGDCCSALCQIEATCEVEPNDSAVEANELETILAGGSRLRGHINPESDADYFRFEIPQGFKGSFVADAVAGLSGLTCGMPNLDPAFVLYDEIGTIVAQNDDIDADSGNYCSRITVEGLGEGEYFLGVTRSPYADPITFGYLVDTALLFAECGNGIVEGTELCDDGNTVDGDGCSAICQFESATAEIEPNNTSTQARNNPHFTPNVLISGAITPIGDTDIFAIDIPSTASLHIETFEQGSLSSCGTVDTTLALIGPNGSTVLASDDDSGILACSRLDPSINSRLANLAPGTYFVRVREYLNDATIPGYNLLVRYASLCGDGVRQLGEQCDGTPDCNADCTLIAVCGDGIVGSGEMCDDGNTVDGDGCDSSCQLEGIVSEIEPNDSPAEAEANGTTLPDVIFSGSADPEGDIDYYAIEVPAVADLVIETFDGSGPGSCSGVDTVLELVAPDGTTLLAEDDEGGINSCSRISGPGAIQLPAGTYYVGVYEYYGDIIPAYMLQVQFAALCGDGVVEGSEACDGTPNCDQFCQRIPVCGDGFVDAPETCDDGNTVSGDGCSATCTLEATAEVEPNDTAGQADANGPVTLGALTLGAITPETDVDVFAFELSTVSDVRVETFGPNGAGSCVATDTYVELLDSDGVTVLASDDDGGLATCSLLSAGTTPGVAQLPAGTYYVRVQSFNHEYVIPGYTLIVDVDSVCGDGVVEGSEQCDGGPGCTATCERIATCGDGFVDAPEGCDDGNTTSGDGCSDTCQLEGVVPEVEPNDSRVEADQAPLQITGDTRITGAIGTIGDQDLFHVSLAAETVVRVEVLDATATDCRGGITSTLRVLDETGAILAADDTVGDDLASGIGGCSALVVRLPAGAYYLQVEERGNDAPIPFYLLEVRTQTSAGSEAEDNGSIATANPLSGTDVYLLGAHPTFQDSDFFAVQVAEGQSIRAEILEGDTVSCESGELDSRLTLFDASGNQLADDDDDGRGLCSVLDGTGALARDAGAHRLSAGTYYLRVRSSTFASSSASSFNYRLALTVR